The Deinococcus aerolatus DNA segment CGCAGGGTATAGATGATGTTCTCAACGTGCCAGTTGGCGCTGAACATGCCCGTTGGTGGCTGGGTGCTGTCCCACAGGCGCTGAATATGGTCAAGCGCCGAGTTCATGGTGGTGGGCCGGCTGGTGCTGGTCGGCGTGGCAGCAGGGGCGGCGGTCTGGGCCACTTTCAGCAGGCACCAGCCCAGCAGGGTGGTGCCGTCGCTGTCGGCCCAGAGGCCCACCAGGGTGCTGCCCGGTTTACTCGCCTTGAAGGACTCGAAGTAACCACCTTCCCGGTCGGTGACCAGCGGTGTGTAGGTGTATCCCAGGGTCTTGAGGCCGCGCTGAAACTGGGCGTCCATGCCGGTCTGCGAGTCCCAGATGAGGTACTCGCTTTTGGCGCAGTTGCCGTTTTCAGCGGCGGCCACCTCACGCAGGGCAGCAGCAAAATCGGCCAGTTCCGGCGCGCCGCTCACGACCTCGGCCCCGTCGATGAAGGCCGCGTCGACCAGGGTGGACTGCGGGCCAGCGGCCAGCGCAGAAGACAGCAGCAGGGTCAGAAGTGTGGGCATCCGGCGCATAACGTCCTCCAGGGGTGGATGAGGGTCAAACCAGAGGGGAGACAGGAGAGGGTTCGCCATGGAGCCGCCCACAGGACGCACAAAAGCGCGTGTACGGCGAATTGATGGGCTGCCCGCAGCCCGCGCAGGCCAGCAGCAGCGGCGCGCCGTCGTTGACGCAGTAACGCTCGCCCAGGTGCAGGGGAACGGCTCGCCCGCAACGGGGGCACAGGGCGTACACAGGTCTGTGCTTCATGGGATCCTCCAGCCGCAGTGTACGTCCATGACGCTTACGTCAGACTCACGTTTCGCGGTGGGTCCAGGGGCAGGGTGGCGAGACTGCCCTTCAGCCGGTAAAGCCTCACCCACCTTGGCATGGTGCCGTTTGACGGCTCGCAGCAGGGCCTGCGGCGGCCGTGCAGATTTTAGGCACGGTGACGTACCGCGATGGGTAACCTGTCCGCCAGAGTTCTGACCAGCCGCTTCAGCAGCAGTACCTCGCGAAGATGGGGCTAAGTGACAGGTGCTGGTGGACTGAGGGCGCAGCTCTGCATGGCACACCCAGGCGGCGGTGCGCCGACGAGGTGCCGGATGCGGTACGTGGCACTCGAGACGGTTTTTGCCCTGTCAGCCGCACTTCCGTCGATTGGCCGACTGAGACGCACCAGAACAACAGCCGGCAGCGCGGCAAGATGTGTCAAAACGGCTGGCCGGCTCCCTGAGACACACCTGAGTGATTCGCCTGTTGCTGCCGGTGCAGAGAAGAGTATTCTGCCGGGGTGTACCCCAGCACAATTCCTAATCTGGACCCAACCCCACACCTCGTCGGTTGGTCTGGTGTGTGGGTTTGCCTCCGTAGGTCAGTCAGGGCGATCCGGTCATGCCCTGCGCGGGTGGCCGCCTGCACCGCATCTAGCACCTTTTCACGGAACCCTGGCCGCAAGCACCATCAGTCGGCCGGTGCAGGGGACAGCTCCAGGTTTGTGAGTCCCGCAGGACGAGTTTGACCGCGCTGCCTACGCCACCACGGGTGCTGACGCCGAAGCCGCGCTCTGTGGCGTGGCGGCGCTTCTCGCGTGACAGGGCGGCCCTGCTGGGGCTCCTGCTGTGCGCCGCGATCGTCCTGGCCGCGTTGCTGGCCCCGTGGACCGCGCCGCACGATCCCAACTTTCAGTTTCCGGAGGGCCTCTCGCTGGAAGGTGCGCCCCAGCCGCCGGGATCCGAATTCCTGCTCGGCACCGATCTGCTGGGCCGTGACCTGCTCTCAAGGCTGCTGTGGGGCGCACGGGCCTCGCTCCTGGTGGGTGTCGTCGCCAACGGCATCGC contains these protein-coding regions:
- a CDS encoding zinc ribbon domain-containing protein, with the protein product MKHRPVYALCPRCGRAVPLHLGERYCVNDGAPLLLACAGCGQPINSPYTRFCASCGRLHGEPSPVSPLV